The genomic DNA TCGCTGCCGACGGTGACGAAGCAGGGATTTCCGGCCTGGCGGCAGAGCATGATCGCCGCCGTGCCGACACCGCCGCCGCCGCCGTGCACCAGCACGGCGTCGCGCGGCCCGACGGCGCCCAGGCCGGGCATGAAGATGTTGAGGTAGGCCGTGAGGAAGACCTCGGGAAACGCGCCGGCCTCGTCGTCGCTCATGGCGTCGGGCACGGGCAGCACCGAGCCGTGGTGCACGACGACCTGCTGCGCGTAGCCGCCGCCGGCCAGCAGGGCCATCACGCGCTGGCCCTTGCGGAAGCCGCGCGCCTCGGGGCCCAGCTCGATGATCTCGCCCGCGCATTCGAGGCCGAGGATGTCCGAGGCGCCGGGAGGCGGCGGGTAGAAGCCCTGGCGCTGCAGCAGGTCGGCGCGATTGACGGCGGTCGCGCGGACGCGGATGCGGACGTCGGCGGGGCCGAGCGCGGGGGCGGGGGCCTCGCCGATCGTGAGGACGTCTTCGCCGCCGGGCTCTCGGACGAGGATCGCTCGCATGGCCCTCCGCTCACCACGAACCGCACGACATGGCAACTCCGCGCGGGCGTGGCTATGATCCGGGCCCATGCTCACCTGGCTCCTCGCCGCGCTCGTCGTGGGTCTCGCGGCCGCCCTGTGGGCGCAGCGCGCGCGGCTGCGCGACCTCGACCAGCGCCTGAGCGAGCTGCGGCTCGTGAAGCGGGAGCTTGCCGACCGCGTGGGCGAGACCGAGCGCGGGCTCCAGGTGACGCGCACCCACCTGGCCGACGTCGCGGGGGGCGCGGCGCCCGAGCGCGACGCGATCATGTCCGGCAAGGCGTGGCGCGACGTCCAGCCGGCGCCCGCCCTCGTCCTGTGGGAGCAGAACCCGAATCTCTTCGTCCTCGACGTGCGCACCGAGGCCGAATGGGCGAACGCGCACATCCCGCGCGCGAAGCTGATCCCGCTCGACGAGCTCGAGGACCGATTGCAGGAGCTGCCGCCGAAGAAGGACGCGCTGCTGCTCGTCCACTGCGCGGCGGGCGGGCGGAGCCTGCAGGCGTGTCAGCTCCTGGCGGACAAGGGCTACACGAGACTCCTCAACCTCGCGGGCGGCATGCACACCTGGCAGGGGCCGATCGAGAAATCGGCGACGCCGCGCGAGGCGCCGCCGCCGAACGTCCGCAACGGGACGACGGTCAACCATCGCGGCGGCGCGATCACCGGGAACGCCGTCGTCGAGGCGATCCGGCAGTGCTACGACCCGGAGATCCCGCTCAACATCTACGACCTGGGCCTGATCTACGACATCGACATCGCGGCGGACGCGATCGCCGTCAAGATGACGCTGACGTCCGAGGCGTGTCCGTCGGCGCGCACGATCCCCGAGGACGTGAAGAAGCGCATCGCCGGTCTCGGCCAGGACAACGTCCGCGTCGACGTCGTCTTCGATCCGCCGTGGCATCCGTCGCGCATCAGCGACGAGGGCAAGCAGAAGCTCGGCATCGCCTAGCCTGCTGAGCGCCCCGCGGCGCGGCTCTGGACACCCCGGCGGTCCCGTCGTAGCGTCGGCGCCCTATGGACTTCACGCCGTCGCCCCGAGTCGCAGAGCTGAAGAAGCGCGTCGTCGATTTTCTCGAGACGCACGTCTATCCGATCGAAGCCGAGCTCGCGCACGAGGACCACCTCGTCCGCACCGGCGTGCCGTACCCGCCCCGCATGGTGGAGGTCCGCAAGAAGGCGAAGGCCGAGGGACTTTGGAACCTCTTCCTGCCCGGCAAACACGGCGCAGGGCTCACCAACTGGGAGTACGGCATCCTGTGCGAGGAGATGGGGCGCAGCCTCGTCGGCGCCATGGCCTTCAACTGCGCCGCACCGGACACGGGCAACATGGAGATCCTGGAGGAGTTCGGCAACGCCGAGCAGCACAAGCGCTGGCTCGCCCCGCTCCTCGCCGGCGAGATCCGGAGCTGCTTCTCGATGACCGAGCCCGAGGTGTCGGGCGCCGACCCGACGACGCTGCAGACGCGTGCCGTGAAGGACGGCGACCACTGGGTCATCAACGGCCACAAGTGGTTCACGTCGGGCGCGGTCGGCGCGAGCATCGCGATCGCCATGACGGTGACCGATCCCGAAGCCGCGCCGCACCTGCGCGCGAGCATGATCCTCGTTCCGA from Candidatus Eisenbacteria bacterium includes the following:
- a CDS encoding NAD(P)H-quinone oxidoreductase encodes the protein MRAILVREPGGEDVLTIGEAPAPALGPADVRIRVRATAVNRADLLQRQGFYPPPPGASDILGLECAGEIIELGPEARGFRKGQRVMALLAGGGYAQQVVVHHGSVLPVPDAMSDDEAGAFPEVFLTAYLNIFMPGLGAVGPRDAVLVHGGGGGVGTAAIMLCRQAGNPCFVTVGSDDKARRCVELGATAAINYNTQDFEARVKELTDGRGAGVVLDHIGAKYLAKNLGALAIGGRLVEIGLMGGAQSEINLGLMLIRRLSVIGSTLRTRSVEEKAAIVASLRDRFGHSLAAGLLRPVVHTVLPLEQAAEAHRLMKSSEHFGKIVLRVD
- a CDS encoding rhodanese-like domain-containing protein, which produces MLTWLLAALVVGLAAALWAQRARLRDLDQRLSELRLVKRELADRVGETERGLQVTRTHLADVAGGAAPERDAIMSGKAWRDVQPAPALVLWEQNPNLFVLDVRTEAEWANAHIPRAKLIPLDELEDRLQELPPKKDALLLVHCAAGGRSLQACQLLADKGYTRLLNLAGGMHTWQGPIEKSATPREAPPPNVRNGTTVNHRGGAITGNAVVEAIRQCYDPEIPLNIYDLGLIYDIDIAADAIAVKMTLTSEACPSARTIPEDVKKRIAGLGQDNVRVDVVFDPPWHPSRISDEGKQKLGIA
- a CDS encoding acyl-CoA dehydrogenase family protein, which translates into the protein MDFTPSPRVAELKKRVVDFLETHVYPIEAELAHEDHLVRTGVPYPPRMVEVRKKAKAEGLWNLFLPGKHGAGLTNWEYGILCEEMGRSLVGAMAFNCAAPDTGNMEILEEFGNAEQHKRWLAPLLAGEIRSCFSMTEPEVSGADPTTLQTRAVKDGDHWVINGHKWFTSGAVGASIAIAMTVTDPEAAPHLRASMILVPTDTKGFNLVRSVPVMGHSTGGGHCEIRYEDCRVPITNTLGPENAGFMIAQARLGPGRIHHCMRAIGAAERAIEMMCKRANTRVAFGEPLAKKQFVQDMIATSRMEVDQARLLTLYAAWKMDTIGKREARQEIAMIKVVAANVCMQVLDRAIQVHGALGVSDDTPLAGMWRSLRMLRLADGPDEVHKMVIARRELGRFK